In Myxococcus stipitatus, the following are encoded in one genomic region:
- a CDS encoding ABC transporter permease — MNSLLNILWLGLKELRSLLSDAVLVVFVVYAFTLAIYVQATGTSSEVNNASIAFVDEDGSALSKELINAIYPPRFKSPEVISSEAIQPDMDRGRFMFVVVIPPRFEHDLRAGRTPDIQVNIDATAMQQAGIGAGYIKNILNDRIASFLKRTEETGPKPVNLVIRKLFNPNGVSSWFKSVVAIINQITLLTVVLTGAAVIREREHGTLEHLLVMPLTSFEIAMAKVWANGLVILVATAASLLLVVHMVLKVPFAGSVVLWFVGVVLYLFFATALGIFLGTISRSMAQFALLIILVVLVLMLLSGGSTPVESQPKWLQAITYLLPARHFVSFSQIIVYRGGGLGAVWRQFLMVTAVGVGFFVYSLAMFRKSIAVSK, encoded by the coding sequence GTGAACTCGCTGCTGAACATCCTGTGGCTGGGTCTCAAGGAGCTTCGCAGCCTGCTCAGTGACGCGGTGCTGGTCGTGTTCGTCGTCTACGCGTTCACCCTGGCCATCTATGTCCAGGCCACGGGGACCTCGAGCGAGGTGAACAACGCCTCGATCGCCTTCGTCGACGAGGACGGGTCCGCGTTGTCCAAGGAGCTGATCAACGCCATCTATCCGCCGCGCTTCAAGTCGCCGGAGGTCATCTCCTCGGAGGCCATCCAGCCGGACATGGACCGGGGCCGGTTCATGTTCGTCGTCGTGATCCCGCCCCGCTTCGAGCACGACCTCCGCGCGGGCCGCACCCCGGACATCCAGGTGAACATCGACGCGACCGCCATGCAGCAGGCGGGCATCGGCGCCGGCTACATCAAGAACATCCTCAACGACCGCATCGCCTCCTTCCTCAAGCGCACGGAGGAGACGGGGCCGAAGCCCGTCAACCTGGTCATCCGCAAGCTCTTCAACCCCAACGGGGTGTCGTCCTGGTTCAAGAGCGTGGTGGCGATCATCAATCAAATCACCCTGCTGACGGTGGTCCTGACGGGCGCCGCGGTCATCCGAGAGCGCGAGCACGGCACGCTGGAGCACCTGCTGGTGATGCCGCTGACCTCGTTCGAGATCGCGATGGCGAAGGTCTGGGCCAATGGCCTGGTGATTCTGGTGGCGACCGCGGCTTCGCTCCTGCTGGTCGTGCACATGGTGCTGAAGGTACCGTTCGCCGGCTCGGTGGTGCTGTGGTTCGTCGGCGTCGTGCTCTACCTCTTCTTCGCCACGGCGCTCGGCATCTTCCTGGGGACCATCTCCCGCTCGATGGCGCAGTTCGCCCTGCTCATCATCCTCGTGGTCCTGGTGTTGATGCTGCTCTCGGGCGGGAGCACCCCCGTGGAGAGCCAGCCGAAGTGGCTTCAGGCCATAACGTACCTGCTGCCCGCCCGGCACTTCGTCAGCTTCTCGCAGATCATCGTCTACCGCGGCGGAGGACTGGGCGCTGTCTGGCGCCAGTTCCTGATGGTGACCGCGGTGGGCGTGGGGTTCTTCGTCTACAGCTTGGCGATGTTCCGCAAGTCCATCGCGGTGAGCAAATAG